The Gavia stellata isolate bGavSte3 chromosome 26, bGavSte3.hap2, whole genome shotgun sequence genome has a window encoding:
- the CLDN25 gene encoding putative claudin-25 encodes MAGSWRAKAQAGGMLVALLGWVSSCVTTFVPLWKSLNLDLNELEVWTMGLWHVCIAREEGAVECRAHSSFLALPPALRVSRLLMCISNGLGLLGCLLAAPGLEGWRACEDRPGLKRWLLLTGGVTFGTAGMATLAPVSWVAYNTVLDFWDDTVPDIVPRWEFGEATFLGWFAGAFLAAGGLLLACSARSTRTATPLAPACHQPPAAWGPAGGHHLHPKNADLVI; translated from the coding sequence ATGGCCGGGAGCTGGCGGGCAAAGGCGCAGGCAGGGGGGATGCTGGTGGCCCTCCTCGGGTGGGTCTCCTCCTGCGTCACCACCTTTGTGCCGCTCTGGAAGAGCCTCAACTTGGACCTGAACGAGCTGGAGGTCTGGACCATGGGGCTGTGGCATGTCTGCATCGCCCGGGAGGAGGGGGCAGTTGAATGCCGAGCCCACAGCTCCTTCCTCGCCCTGCCACCGGCGCTGCGCGTCTCCCGCCTCCTGATGTGCATCTCCaatgggctggggctgctggggtgcCTCCTTGCTGCCCCGGGGCTGGAGGGCTGGAGAGCCTGCGAGGACAGACCTGGGCTAAAGCGGTGGCTCCTGCTCACCGGGGGAGTGACGTTCGGCACGGCGGGGATGGCCACCCTGGCGCCGGTCTCCTGGGTCGCCTACAACACTGTCCTCGACTTCTGGGATGACACCGTCCCCGACATCGTCCCCCGGTGGGAATTCGGGGAGGCCACCTTCCTGGGGTGGTTTGCCGGAGCCTTCCTCGCTGCTGGCGGGCTGCTCCTCGCTTGCAGTGCCCGCTCCACGAGGACCGCAACGCCGCTGGCCCCCGCCTGCCACCAGCCCCCTGCTGCATGGGGTCCGGCTGGGGGCCACCACCTGCACCCAAAAAACGCAGACCTGGTCATCTAG